Proteins from a single region of Gambusia affinis linkage group LG12, SWU_Gaff_1.0, whole genome shotgun sequence:
- the tmem71 gene encoding transmembrane protein 71, producing MLGTGLNQDPDPDPDPDWALVGQGASPCRLDESLWAGLNSDLDDGRSFTYDPTEAPPPPDKEAPPPPDELAPPPGKLLIQEEICSEISQSTQRFTQSLSGLSEVPPPQAFYSCCQAAPEPPGLTMKALLILIFSIFIISVLYSGSCWCGAMVTAAMLATISAVMFVTKSGPMGEWRRAKTEDITSRNE from the exons ATGCTGGGAACCGGACTCAACCAGGACCCGGACCCGGACCCGGACCCGGACTGGGCCCTGGTCGGCCAGGGGGCGTCTCCGTGTCGATTGGACGAGTCTCTGTGGGCGGGGCTAAACTCCGATCTGGACGACGGACGAAGCTTCACCTACG ATCCCACTGAAGCCCCGCCTCCTCCAGACAAAGAAGCCCCGCCTCCTCCTGATGAATTAGCTCCGCCTCCTGGGAAGCTGCTGATCCAGGAGGAAATCTGCTCTGAGATCAGTCAGTCCACGCAGCGCTTCACCCAATCACTGAGCGGCCTCTCTGAAGTCCCGCCCCCTCAGGCCTTCTACAGCTGCTGCCAGGCGGCGCCTGAACCTCCAG ggCTGACGATGAAGgctctcctcatcctcatcttcaGCATCTTCATCATCAGCGTTCTCTACTCAGG ctcctgctggTGTGGCGCCATGGTAACGGCCGCCATGTTGGCGACGATCTCAGCCGTGATGT TCGTGACGAAGTCGGGTCCGATGGGCGAGTGGAGGAGAGCGAAGACGGAG GACATCACATCCAGGAACGAGTAG